One window of bacterium genomic DNA carries:
- a CDS encoding LuxR C-terminal-related transcriptional regulator, whose product ETEVLHLISLGLSEDAIARRLFVSKATVHTHAIRVFSKLGVHSRVQATLVAMGHRPEVENEPLH is encoded by the coding sequence CGAGACCGAGGTTCTTCATCTCATCTCCCTGGGACTGTCCGAGGACGCGATCGCCCGCCGGCTCTTTGTGTCCAAGGCCACGGTCCATACCCACGCGATTCGCGTATTCAGCAAACTCGGGGTCCATTCCCGAGTCCAGGCGACCCTTGTTGCCATGGGGCATCGCCCTGAAGTCGAGAACGAACCTCTTCATTAA